The following are from one region of the Hymenobacter radiodurans genome:
- a CDS encoding SGNH/GDSL hydrolase family protein: MIPRNQWQDDKVKRANQDFGKWAAEVAQQEGVQFIDLNKITADKYDKMGPEEVAKLFAGDHTHTNEAGARINAESVVAGIKELKRLPLRSFLAKR; this comes from the coding sequence ATGATTCCGCGCAACCAGTGGCAGGATGATAAGGTGAAGCGTGCCAATCAGGATTTTGGTAAATGGGCGGCTGAAGTAGCGCAGCAGGAAGGGGTGCAGTTCATTGACTTGAATAAAATCACAGCCGACAAATACGACAAAATGGGCCCCGAGGAAGTCGCCAAATTGTTCGCCGGTGACCACACCCACACCAACGAAGCCGGAGCGCGCATCAATGCCGAATCGGTAGTAGCCGGTATCAAAGAACTTAAGCGGTTGCCTCTGCGAAGCTTTCTCGCCAAACGCTAA
- a CDS encoding alpha-L-rhamnosidase-related protein: MKQLSYSAGFVLACSLLSACQMQQSTDTDDSGAVWKSEAYAVYRDSVVQGKHVARVVSPTSLTSNYQSPANEFQSPEINFKFSINGKDNELAPGQDHRFIAVPRAGKTAPELPVIVFGQRYVDPGAVPANLYLPPNTSMKIRLDMRPVLAAFKKQGYYTTFKGEKIYKEDFKKVFVAGNTAPLSWDFDNLVNKPELELKDPDGNGIYETTLTLNAPQAAKTTAGKWEKSINTDDFPQYSSQYPITDALYNLALEEARRAVEPDSTFRTGKEWAGVWTRDISYSIILSMAMLQPEVAKSSLMRKVSKEGRIIQDTGTGGAYPCSTDRMIWATAAWEIYKVTGDEQWLRTVYPIIQKSIEDDVQNAYNAQTGMVRGESSFLDWREQTYPKWMQPVDIYESETLGTNAVHYNANVVLSQMAQILGEAAVASKHQQLAQQIKQGINKHLWQPEKGYYGQFLYGRTYKILSPRAEALGEALTVLFGIAEGERAEQVVQKTPTTPYGISCIYPQIPGIPPYHNNGVWPFVQSYWALAAAKVGNDASLTESIAAIYRPAALFLTNKENFVAENGDFAGTQINSSNMLWSLSGSLSLVYKVLFGMDFQADKLVLRPFVPKAFAGPRKLSNFKYRGAVLDLEMEGYGNEITTITMDDKPLAKATIPATLIGRHKVRILLAGKAPQKAPVTQVANRFSPAAPEVTFANNRLTWNKQEGVRSYRILRNGQAIATTTALESPADATVYAEYQVIAVDAAGLESFASEPLVVNGEKFSQLYQLEAVAPKATLPYKGFTGQGFVEISKTKNKTLPIRVTVPAAGLYAVDFRYANGNGPINTENKCAIRTLRNGQQQLGTIVMPQRGVAEWSNWGFSNSVLVRLENGPQTLTLAFEPANENMNGAVNQAMLDYVRLTRVQ, from the coding sequence ATGAAGCAACTATCCTATTCAGCGGGCTTTGTGCTCGCATGTTCTCTCTTAAGTGCTTGTCAGATGCAGCAATCGACTGATACCGACGACTCTGGGGCGGTGTGGAAGTCGGAGGCGTACGCCGTGTATCGCGATAGTGTGGTGCAGGGTAAGCACGTAGCGCGGGTCGTTTCACCTACCTCGCTCACCTCAAACTACCAAAGCCCGGCGAATGAGTTTCAGAGCCCGGAAATCAACTTTAAGTTTAGTATAAACGGCAAGGACAACGAGCTGGCGCCGGGCCAAGATCATCGGTTTATTGCGGTGCCGCGGGCGGGCAAAACAGCCCCCGAACTACCGGTCATTGTGTTTGGGCAGCGCTACGTAGACCCCGGTGCAGTGCCAGCCAACTTGTATTTGCCCCCCAACACATCCATGAAGATTCGGCTGGATATGCGGCCGGTGCTGGCGGCGTTTAAGAAGCAAGGCTACTACACCACTTTCAAGGGCGAAAAGATCTATAAGGAAGACTTCAAGAAGGTATTTGTAGCTGGTAATACGGCTCCGCTTAGCTGGGATTTTGACAACCTGGTGAACAAGCCCGAGCTGGAGCTGAAAGACCCCGATGGCAACGGAATTTACGAGACTACACTGACCCTAAATGCCCCCCAGGCCGCCAAAACCACCGCTGGGAAGTGGGAAAAGTCGATTAACACGGATGACTTTCCGCAGTACTCTTCTCAGTATCCGATAACCGATGCGCTGTATAATTTGGCGCTAGAGGAAGCCCGGCGCGCCGTGGAGCCGGACAGTACCTTTCGCACCGGTAAGGAGTGGGCCGGTGTCTGGACCCGCGACATCAGCTACAGCATCATCCTGTCGATGGCCATGCTGCAACCCGAAGTAGCCAAGAGTAGCCTGATGCGCAAGGTGTCGAAGGAGGGGCGTATTATTCAGGATACGGGCACGGGCGGTGCGTATCCGTGCTCCACTGACCGCATGATTTGGGCCACGGCGGCCTGGGAAATCTATAAAGTGACCGGCGACGAGCAATGGCTGCGCACGGTGTATCCTATCATCCAAAAGTCGATTGAGGACGACGTGCAGAACGCTTACAACGCGCAGACGGGCATGGTACGCGGCGAGTCGTCGTTTCTGGATTGGCGGGAGCAGACCTATCCCAAATGGATGCAGCCCGTGGACATTTATGAGTCGGAAACGTTGGGTACGAATGCTGTGCATTACAATGCCAACGTAGTGCTTAGCCAGATGGCCCAAATCCTCGGTGAGGCGGCCGTAGCCAGCAAGCACCAGCAGCTGGCCCAACAAATTAAGCAGGGTATAAATAAGCACCTGTGGCAGCCTGAAAAAGGATATTACGGCCAGTTTCTGTACGGGCGTACCTACAAAATATTGTCGCCACGGGCTGAGGCCTTGGGCGAGGCGCTCACCGTACTTTTTGGTATTGCGGAAGGCGAGCGTGCGGAGCAAGTGGTGCAAAAAACACCCACCACACCCTACGGCATCAGTTGCATTTACCCGCAGATACCCGGCATTCCGCCTTACCACAATAACGGCGTGTGGCCTTTTGTGCAAAGCTATTGGGCCTTGGCTGCGGCTAAAGTCGGCAACGACGCCTCCCTGACGGAAAGCATTGCCGCCATTTACCGCCCCGCCGCTTTGTTCTTGACTAATAAGGAAAACTTCGTGGCTGAAAACGGCGATTTCGCCGGCACCCAAATCAACTCCAGCAATATGCTTTGGAGCCTATCTGGTAGCCTCAGCCTCGTGTACAAGGTGCTGTTTGGAATGGATTTTCAGGCCGATAAGCTCGTGCTGCGGCCGTTTGTACCAAAGGCATTTGCCGGACCGCGTAAGCTTTCAAACTTCAAGTATCGCGGTGCGGTGCTGGACCTAGAAATGGAAGGCTACGGCAATGAAATAACGACCATCACAATGGATGACAAGCCATTGGCCAAAGCTACCATCCCTGCCACGCTTATTGGCCGCCATAAGGTGCGGATTCTCTTAGCCGGAAAAGCCCCCCAGAAAGCCCCCGTGACTCAGGTAGCGAACCGATTCTCACCGGCAGCGCCCGAAGTAACTTTTGCGAACAACCGCCTTACCTGGAATAAGCAGGAAGGCGTAAGAAGCTACCGCATTCTGAGAAATGGCCAGGCAATAGCCACGACCACCGCCTTAGAATCGCCTGCCGATGCTACTGTGTACGCTGAGTATCAGGTGATAGCCGTAGACGCGGCAGGGCTCGAATCGTTTGCCAGCGAGCCGCTGGTGGTAAATGGCGAGAAGTTCAGCCAGCTCTATCAATTGGAGGCTGTTGCGCCGAAGGCGACATTGCCGTACAAGGGATTCACTGGCCAAGGCTTCGTGGAAATCAGTAAGACGAAAAACAAGACGCTGCCTATTCGCGTGACGGTGCCGGCAGCAGGTCTGTATGCTGTTGATTTTCGCTATGCTAATGGCAACGGACCCATCAATACGGAGAATAAATGCGCTATTCGCACCCTGCGCAACGGTCAGCAACAGCTAGGAACTATTGTAATGCCTCAGCGCGGCGTAGCCGAGTGGTCGAACTGGGGCTTCTCCAACTCGGTGCTGGTTCGTTTGGAAAATGGCCCCCAAACATTGACTTTGGCCTTTGAGCCCGCCAATGAGAATATGAATGGCGCAGTGAACCAAGCTATGCTGGACTATGTGCGCCTGACGCGAGTACAGTAA
- the fbaA gene encoding class II fructose-bisphosphate aldolase, whose translation MTEQLTTLRAGVLHGDEIQALFRHAKANAYAMPAVNVTGTNTVNAVLEAAKAVNSPVMIQFSNGGAQFFAGKSIPNGDQRASIAGAISGAQHVHLMAELYDVPVVLHTDHAAKKLLPWIDGLLAAGEKHFAQYGQPLYSSHMLDLSEEPIEENIEICKRYLERMSKIGMTLEIELGVTGGEEDGVDNSDVDSSKLYTQPEEVAYAYEQLSAISPRFTIAAAFGNVHGVYKPGNVKLQPKILHNSQEFLRSKHSITEALPIDFVFHGGSGSSQEEIREAISYGAIKMNIDTDLQWALWEGIKDYYQKNEGYLQGQIGNPDGADSPNKKYYDPRVWLRKGEETFVARLKQAFEDLNAVNRRP comes from the coding sequence ATGACTGAACAACTAACCACACTGCGAGCCGGCGTACTTCACGGCGACGAAATTCAGGCCCTTTTCCGTCATGCGAAGGCTAATGCCTATGCTATGCCGGCCGTGAACGTGACGGGCACCAACACGGTGAACGCCGTATTGGAAGCAGCCAAGGCGGTGAATTCGCCGGTTATGATTCAGTTCTCAAACGGTGGCGCGCAGTTTTTTGCTGGTAAGTCAATTCCGAATGGTGACCAGCGCGCCAGCATCGCAGGCGCCATTTCGGGCGCTCAGCACGTGCACCTGATGGCTGAGCTGTACGATGTGCCCGTTGTTCTGCACACCGACCACGCGGCCAAGAAATTGCTGCCTTGGATTGATGGTTTGTTGGCAGCCGGTGAGAAGCATTTCGCCCAATATGGCCAGCCACTGTACAGCTCCCACATGCTCGATTTGTCGGAGGAGCCGATTGAAGAGAACATCGAAATCTGCAAGCGCTATCTGGAGCGCATGAGCAAGATCGGGATGACCCTGGAAATCGAGCTAGGCGTAACTGGTGGCGAGGAAGACGGCGTGGACAACTCCGACGTCGATAGCTCTAAGCTGTATACTCAGCCTGAAGAGGTTGCCTACGCCTATGAGCAGCTGAGCGCCATCAGCCCCCGCTTTACTATCGCGGCGGCCTTTGGCAACGTGCACGGCGTGTACAAGCCCGGCAACGTGAAGTTGCAGCCGAAAATCCTGCACAACTCGCAGGAGTTTCTACGTAGCAAGCACAGCATCACGGAGGCACTGCCCATTGACTTTGTGTTCCACGGCGGCTCGGGTTCTAGCCAAGAAGAAATCCGCGAAGCCATTAGCTACGGTGCCATCAAGATGAACATTGACACTGATTTGCAGTGGGCATTGTGGGAAGGCATCAAAGACTACTACCAGAAGAACGAAGGCTATCTACAAGGCCAAATCGGTAACCCTGACGGCGCCGATTCGCCGAACAAAAAGTATTACGACCCACGTGTGTGGCTGCGCAAAGGCGAAGAGACTTTCGTGGCGCGCTTGAAGCAGGCATTCGAAGACTTGAACGCCGTAAACCGTCGTCCCTAG
- a CDS encoding glycoside hydrolase family protein, protein MIKYRLYCLLLILFLPPAYAAAQTRPAGKLAPKPLYRDPIFDGATDPVFIWNKREKKWFMFYTNRRATDPTAEGVTWVHGTRIGIAESADGGATWSYRDTANINYRPTPQYTHWAPDVVEDEKGGYHMFLTYVPGIFTDWNHPRHILHLTSADLLNWKYESTLNLTTDKVIDACVFRQPDGTWRMWYNNERDGKSIYYADSPNLYTWQDKGLALKERGEGPKVFRWHDRYWMVIDKWKGLGVYSSTDLQQWQPQEERLVELPGKGAEDQAIGGHPDVVVQGDRAYLFYFTHPGRTEGTPSAAATLATKRSLIQVTELHYANGKLTCDRDQPTYIQLKPTGKQPKKRL, encoded by the coding sequence ATGATAAAATACCGCCTGTATTGCCTGTTACTGATCCTGTTTTTGCCCCCCGCGTATGCCGCGGCGCAAACCCGACCGGCGGGCAAACTGGCGCCCAAGCCCCTGTACCGCGACCCCATTTTCGACGGTGCTACCGACCCGGTGTTCATCTGGAATAAGCGGGAGAAAAAGTGGTTTATGTTTTACACCAACCGCCGCGCCACCGACCCCACCGCGGAGGGCGTGACTTGGGTGCATGGTACGCGCATCGGCATTGCCGAATCGGCCGATGGTGGCGCCACGTGGAGCTACCGCGACACAGCCAATATCAACTACCGCCCGACCCCGCAGTACACGCACTGGGCGCCCGATGTTGTGGAGGATGAAAAAGGCGGTTATCACATGTTTCTGACCTACGTGCCGGGCATTTTTACTGACTGGAATCACCCGCGTCATATTCTGCACCTCACGAGTGCGGATTTGCTGAATTGGAAATACGAATCGACGCTTAACCTAACCACTGACAAAGTCATTGATGCCTGCGTATTTCGCCAACCCGATGGCACGTGGCGCATGTGGTATAACAACGAGCGCGACGGCAAATCCATCTACTATGCCGATAGCCCCAACCTGTACACTTGGCAGGACAAAGGCTTAGCCCTGAAGGAGCGCGGCGAAGGTCCTAAAGTATTCCGCTGGCACGACCGCTACTGGATGGTAATCGACAAGTGGAAGGGCCTGGGCGTGTACAGTTCCACCGACTTACAGCAGTGGCAGCCGCAAGAAGAACGTCTTGTAGAGCTACCTGGTAAAGGCGCAGAAGATCAAGCTATTGGCGGCCACCCCGACGTGGTAGTGCAAGGCGACCGGGCGTATCTGTTCTATTTCACCCACCCCGGCCGCACCGAAGGCACACCTTCCGCAGCGGCCACTTTAGCCACCAAACGCAGCCTGATTCAGGTAACTGAGCTGCACTACGCCAACGGCAAGCTCACCTGCGACCGGGACCAGCCCACGTATATTCAGCTCAAGCCAACTGGTAAACAACCTAAAAAACGATTGTAA
- a CDS encoding glycoside hydrolase family 43 protein, translated as MPPFFSSKSLKAFPLIISFFISFGAFAQQAVPKGQALVFAYFKGNGQDGLHLAHSQDGYTWSALKKDSTFLRPTVAQDKLMRDPCVIRGKDGLFHMVWTVSWNDKGIGYATSKDLVNWSAQQFIPVMQHEPAARNCWAPEITLDEKTGTYLIYWATTITGKFPETQSTADKAYNHRIYYVTTKDFKTFSDTKLLYEPGFNSIDATIQRDGKRYVMILKDETREPAQKNLKVAFSNNLLGPYSKASAPITGKYWAEGPTAIQLGKQWLVYFDKYTEHKYGAIRSTDLKTWTDISDQVRFPAGARHGTVIQVSQKELELLLKQ; from the coding sequence ATGCCGCCATTTTTCTCCTCAAAAAGCCTGAAAGCTTTCCCGCTTATCATCAGTTTTTTTATCAGCTTTGGTGCGTTTGCTCAGCAAGCTGTACCGAAAGGACAGGCACTGGTTTTTGCCTACTTCAAAGGCAACGGACAAGATGGTCTACACCTAGCGCACAGCCAGGATGGCTACACCTGGTCGGCGCTGAAAAAAGACAGCACCTTCCTGCGGCCTACTGTGGCTCAAGACAAGCTCATGCGTGACCCTTGCGTGATTCGGGGCAAAGATGGGCTGTTTCACATGGTCTGGACGGTGAGCTGGAACGATAAGGGCATCGGTTACGCCACTTCCAAAGACCTGGTGAATTGGTCGGCGCAGCAGTTTATTCCGGTGATGCAGCACGAGCCCGCAGCGCGTAACTGCTGGGCGCCTGAAATTACGCTCGATGAAAAAACGGGCACTTATCTCATCTACTGGGCCACTACCATTACCGGCAAATTTCCCGAAACACAGAGCACCGCCGACAAAGCCTACAACCACCGCATCTACTACGTCACGACCAAGGACTTCAAGACGTTCAGCGACACAAAGCTGCTGTACGAGCCGGGCTTCAACTCCATTGATGCCACTATTCAGCGCGACGGCAAACGCTACGTTATGATTCTGAAAGACGAAACCCGCGAGCCCGCTCAAAAGAACCTTAAGGTAGCTTTCAGCAATAATTTGCTGGGTCCGTACAGCAAAGCCTCTGCTCCCATCACCGGCAAGTACTGGGCAGAAGGCCCTACTGCTATTCAGCTAGGCAAGCAATGGCTGGTGTACTTCGATAAATACACCGAGCACAAGTACGGCGCCATTCGCTCCACTGACCTCAAAACCTGGACTGACATTTCCGACCAAGTACGCTTCCCGGCCGGCGCCCGCCACGGCACTGTCATTCAAGTATCGCAGAAGGAGCTGGAACTGCTGCTGAAGCAGTAA
- a CDS encoding SGNH/GDSL hydrolase family protein yields MLIGSFAYWCVVYEKTRRSVCATWLPDGIRSIGQDQAHALPHRRLHRQQFALATNGLGKQAGGFFDTTRIAIANHAMAGRSTRTFVSEGRWRRVDSLLRPGDFLIMQFGHNEGSEPDTTKAGRRGVLRGTGEETKSLTWPNGRQETVHTYGWYLRSFIRGQKRRAPRPLWPL; encoded by the coding sequence TTGCTGATCGGTTCATTTGCCTACTGGTGCGTTGTTTATGAAAAAACTCGTCGTTCTGTTTGCGCTACTTGGCTGCCTGACGGCATTCGTTCAATCGGCCAAGACCAAGCCCACGCTCTACCTCATCGGCGACTCCACCGTCAACAATTCGCACTTGCCACAAATGGGCTGGGGAAGCAAGCTGGGGGCTTTTTTGACACCACGCGCATTGCTATTGCCAACCACGCTATGGCTGGCCGCAGCACGCGCACCTTCGTGTCGGAAGGGCGCTGGCGGCGTGTCGATTCGCTGCTGCGGCCCGGCGACTTTCTCATCATGCAGTTTGGCCACAACGAAGGCAGCGAGCCCGACACCACCAAAGCCGGCCGGCGTGGCGTGCTGCGCGGCACCGGTGAAGAAACCAAGAGCTTAACTTGGCCCAATGGCCGCCAGGAAACGGTTCACACTTACGGCTGGTATCTGCGCTCTTTTATTCGGGGGCAAAAGCGAAGGGCGCCACGCCCATTGTGGCCTCTATGA
- a CDS encoding DUF294 nucleotidyltransferase-like domain-containing protein has product MLLNKKRSLRTVIARKGTRVYFLHRRDFRALCQAYEDFFQYFTHRYGQQMLNPEYAHFLRPDHKAGGQNYIASDQLYSRRLETVELRDVMACPGSTPIHEVARRMAAARTSCYFITNDEPNASITGYVTDITLRDKVVAGLLDANQPVATIMDAPVVDIDSQAFVYEAVLRMFRTKTRYLLVKKADEYIGFISRNKLLSDQAQSPFVFIQAVKQTLSVRELKRRWEQVPNMVYQLLDRGVKPEIVNQIISSVSDTIALKVIEGVIQEQGPPPAKFAFIVLGSEGRKEQTLLTDQDNAIIYEDKANEQREAVRAYFLEFARIVSERLNNIGFSFCEGGLMAMNPKWTHSLSHWKRNYTAWMTEANQETVMKFSSFFDCRYLYGEESLVTELQDHLRAELQGRLDRFLYYMANNALQYEPPLTFFRNIRTFTQGSQQVFDLKKTMTPIVDLVRVYALRQQIFTTNTGERMALLNEQNVFTDKEYQELLHAYYYLMGIRLKKQAQQIINDRTPPTNYLDPRTLTQVEQVTLKETFKVISDFQVKIRVSFTKTL; this is encoded by the coding sequence GTGTTGCTGAACAAAAAACGGTCGTTGCGCACCGTCATAGCCCGCAAAGGCACGCGCGTTTATTTTCTGCATCGGCGCGACTTTCGGGCTCTGTGCCAGGCGTACGAAGACTTCTTTCAATACTTCACGCACCGCTACGGGCAGCAAATGCTCAACCCCGAGTATGCCCACTTTTTGCGGCCCGATCATAAGGCTGGGGGGCAAAATTACATAGCCTCTGATCAGCTGTATTCGCGCCGCCTCGAAACCGTGGAGCTGCGCGATGTTATGGCCTGCCCCGGCAGCACGCCCATTCATGAAGTGGCCCGCCGCATGGCCGCCGCGCGCACCAGTTGCTACTTCATTACCAACGACGAGCCTAACGCTTCCATTACAGGCTACGTGACGGATATAACCCTGCGCGACAAGGTGGTAGCTGGCTTGCTCGACGCGAATCAGCCGGTGGCCACAATCATGGATGCGCCCGTGGTGGACATTGATAGTCAAGCATTTGTTTATGAGGCTGTGCTGCGGATGTTCAGGACTAAAACCCGGTATTTGTTGGTGAAAAAGGCCGACGAATACATCGGGTTTATCAGCCGCAACAAGCTACTCAGCGACCAGGCACAGTCGCCGTTTGTGTTCATTCAGGCCGTCAAGCAAACGCTGTCGGTGCGGGAGTTGAAGCGGCGCTGGGAGCAGGTGCCCAACATGGTGTACCAGCTACTGGACCGCGGGGTGAAGCCCGAAATCGTCAACCAAATTATTTCCAGCGTTTCTGATACGATTGCTCTCAAAGTCATCGAGGGAGTAATTCAGGAGCAAGGGCCGCCGCCCGCCAAGTTTGCGTTTATCGTGCTGGGCAGCGAGGGCCGCAAAGAGCAAACTCTGCTCACGGACCAGGATAACGCCATCATTTACGAAGACAAAGCCAACGAGCAGCGCGAAGCGGTACGCGCATATTTTCTGGAGTTTGCACGCATCGTTTCGGAGCGGCTCAACAACATCGGTTTCTCCTTTTGCGAAGGTGGCCTGATGGCCATGAACCCGAAATGGACGCATTCGCTTTCGCACTGGAAACGAAACTACACAGCCTGGATGACGGAGGCGAACCAGGAAACGGTGATGAAGTTTTCCAGCTTTTTCGACTGTCGCTACCTCTACGGCGAGGAAAGCTTGGTAACGGAACTGCAAGATCATCTGCGCGCCGAGTTGCAAGGCCGCCTCGACCGCTTCCTGTATTACATGGCCAATAACGCTCTGCAATACGAGCCGCCGCTCACGTTTTTCCGCAACATCCGCACCTTCACGCAAGGCTCGCAGCAGGTTTTCGACTTAAAAAAAACCATGACGCCCATTGTTGATCTGGTGCGCGTGTACGCCCTGCGCCAGCAGATTTTCACCACCAATACTGGTGAGCGAATGGCCTTGCTCAATGAGCAAAACGTGTTTACCGACAAAGAATACCAAGAGCTTTTGCACGCCTATTATTACCTGATGGGCATCCGGCTCAAGAAGCAGGCCCAGCAAATCATCAACGACCGCACCCCTCCCACCAACTATCTCGACCCGCGCACACTCACCCAAGTAGAGCAGGTTACGCTAAAAGAAACCTTCAAAGTAATATCCGATTTTCAGGTTAAGATCCGGGTGAGCTTCACAAAGACGTTATAA
- a CDS encoding rhamnogalacturonan acetylesterase: MKCTRLLLACLVCLITVKSAAAQPAKTSFKFDFGSGKTAAGYQQILPTAVYAADKGYGFDFNTTVKAVDRGGKDALKSDFIASDKPLYFSVDLPEGNYNVTFTLGDAKGQSSTSVKAESRRLLLEKTKTAPGKFATHTFTINLKSRQILGGNSVALKPRELTKLDWDNKLTLEFNGAATCLNSLEITPAPNAVTVFLAGNSTVVNQEEEPWASWGQMLPRFLKSGVAVANHAESGLSLGSFLGSRRLEKVLSVMKPGDYLFIEFGHNDQKEKGPQDGAYNSYTERLKLFVAEAKKRGGIPVILTSTSRRSFGPNSKIENSLGDYPEAARQVARAENVALIDLTAMTQTLYETIGVEESKKAFVHYPANTYPGQEQALADNTHFSPYGAYQIAKCVVEGIKANKLGLVKFLRNDTPPFSPTQPDALAAWQWAESPRTDTVKPDGN, encoded by the coding sequence ATGAAATGTACTCGCCTCTTACTGGCTTGCCTTGTTTGCCTGATCACAGTCAAAAGCGCAGCCGCGCAACCGGCTAAAACCAGCTTTAAATTTGATTTCGGATCGGGTAAAACGGCGGCTGGCTACCAGCAGATTTTACCGACTGCTGTGTACGCAGCAGACAAAGGCTACGGCTTCGATTTCAATACCACTGTTAAAGCTGTTGACCGAGGCGGAAAAGACGCATTAAAGAGCGATTTTATAGCCAGTGACAAGCCCTTGTATTTCTCCGTCGATCTGCCGGAGGGCAACTACAACGTGACCTTTACGCTGGGCGACGCTAAGGGCCAGTCGTCTACTTCCGTAAAGGCCGAATCGCGCCGCTTATTGCTGGAAAAGACGAAAACCGCTCCGGGCAAATTTGCCACGCACACGTTTACCATCAACCTCAAAAGCCGGCAGATTCTGGGGGGCAATTCGGTGGCGTTGAAACCGCGGGAGCTGACCAAGCTTGATTGGGATAATAAGCTCACGCTGGAGTTCAACGGCGCCGCCACTTGTTTGAATTCTCTGGAAATAACGCCTGCCCCGAACGCAGTAACAGTTTTCCTGGCCGGCAACTCCACCGTCGTCAATCAGGAAGAGGAGCCTTGGGCCTCCTGGGGACAGATGCTGCCGCGCTTTTTGAAGTCCGGAGTAGCCGTGGCCAATCACGCTGAATCGGGCCTGAGTCTGGGCAGCTTTCTAGGCTCGCGGCGTTTGGAAAAAGTACTGAGCGTAATGAAGCCCGGCGACTATTTGTTTATCGAATTTGGGCACAATGACCAGAAGGAAAAAGGCCCCCAGGATGGCGCCTACAACTCCTACACGGAGCGTCTGAAGCTGTTCGTAGCCGAAGCTAAAAAGAGGGGTGGCATTCCGGTCATTCTAACTTCTACCAGTCGCCGCTCATTTGGCCCAAATAGCAAGATTGAAAACAGCTTGGGCGACTACCCCGAGGCCGCTCGCCAAGTTGCGCGCGCCGAAAACGTCGCGCTCATTGACCTCACCGCCATGACCCAAACGCTCTACGAAACGATAGGGGTGGAAGAGTCGAAGAAAGCCTTCGTGCATTACCCGGCCAATACCTATCCGGGACAGGAGCAAGCTCTGGCCGATAACACGCACTTCAGCCCGTATGGCGCCTACCAAATTGCCAAGTGCGTAGTGGAGGGCATCAAAGCCAATAAGTTAGGCTTAGTGAAGTTTCTCAGGAATGACACCCCACCCTTCTCCCCTACCCAACCTGATGCCTTAGCCGCTTGGCAGTGGGCCGAAAGCCCGCGCACCGATACTGTAAAACCTGATGGCAATTAG
- a CDS encoding GDSL-type esterase/lipase family protein, whose translation MPAHFDTTRLAIRNAALGGTSSRTFRTKGLWADVQAKLKPGDFVIIQFGHNDNGPLADTARARGTIRSNGDESQEIYNPITKQQEVVHSYGWYLRQYIVEAKAKGATVIVCSLIPRNQWQDGKVKRAAADYGQWAAAAAKQGGAYYIDLNSLVADKYDAEGEQKVRATYFNTQDHTHTIEAGAKLNAAIVAEGIRDLKKCPLQKYLVKKAG comes from the coding sequence TTGCCCGCGCACTTCGATACTACACGCCTTGCCATTCGCAACGCGGCTTTGGGTGGCACCAGCAGTCGCACGTTTCGCACTAAAGGATTGTGGGCCGATGTGCAGGCCAAGCTAAAGCCCGGCGATTTCGTCATCATACAGTTCGGCCACAACGACAATGGTCCCCTGGCCGATACCGCCCGTGCCCGCGGCACCATCCGTAGCAATGGCGACGAAAGCCAGGAGATTTATAATCCCATTACCAAGCAGCAGGAAGTAGTGCACAGCTACGGCTGGTATCTGCGCCAGTACATCGTCGAGGCCAAAGCAAAAGGCGCCACCGTCATTGTATGCTCGCTTATTCCACGTAATCAGTGGCAAGACGGCAAGGTGAAGCGCGCCGCCGCCGACTACGGCCAGTGGGCCGCGGCAGCCGCTAAGCAAGGTGGTGCGTATTATATCGACTTAAACAGCCTTGTGGCCGATAAATACGACGCGGAGGGCGAGCAAAAAGTACGCGCAACCTACTTCAACACCCAAGACCACACGCACACCATTGAGGCCGGTGCGAAGCTGAACGCGGCCATCGTGGCGGAGGGAATTCGCGACCTCAAAAAATGCCCCCTGCAGAAGTACTTGGTAAAAAAGGCAGGGTAG